The Bacillus sp. Marseille-Q1617 genome has a segment encoding these proteins:
- a CDS encoding DUF2179 domain-containing protein has product MMVLIILVINIVYVSFFTIRMILTLKGYRYFAAFVSTFEVVIYVVGLGLVLDNLNEIQNLIAYAVGYGIGVVVGMKIEEKLALGYITVNVITKEYDKALPDQLRSKGYGVTNWEANGLEGNRMALQILTPRKYEMKLYATIKELDPKAFIIAYEPKTIHGGFWVKTVRNIRKGKIKV; this is encoded by the coding sequence ATGATGGTCTTGATCATCTTGGTGATAAATATTGTGTATGTGTCATTTTTTACGATACGGATGATTTTGACTCTCAAAGGTTACCGTTATTTTGCAGCATTCGTGAGTACATTCGAGGTCGTCATTTATGTGGTCGGGCTTGGTTTGGTACTGGACAACTTAAATGAAATACAGAATCTGATTGCGTATGCGGTCGGGTACGGTATCGGTGTAGTGGTCGGCATGAAGATTGAAGAGAAGCTTGCGCTAGGGTATATTACGGTTAACGTTATAACAAAGGAATATGATAAGGCACTCCCGGATCAGCTCCGTTCGAAAGGATATGGGGTGACGAACTGGGAAGCGAATGGCTTGGAAGGGAATCGTATGGCCCTGCAGATCCTGACTCCGAGAAAATATGAGATGAAGCTGTATGCGACGATTAAAGAGCTTGATCCTAAAGCGTTTATCATCGCGTATGAACCGAAGACGATCCACGGCGGATTCTGGGTGAAGACCGTTCGAAATATACGTAAAGGAAAAATCAAAGTATGA
- the purQ gene encoding phosphoribosylformylglycinamidine synthase subunit PurQ produces the protein MKFAVIVFPGSNCDIDMYHAIKDEIGEEVECVWHDDFSLENYDAILLPGGFSYGDYLRSGAIARFSNVMKEVVKAAEQGKPVLGVCNGFQILLETGLLPGAMRRNDSLKFICKTVPLTVENNETMFTSSYEKGAQIQIPIAHGEGNYFCDEEMLEELKENNQIVFTYSGENPNGSVADIAGITNERGNVLGMMPHPERAMDTLLGSEDGKKLFQSIVKHWREKHVVNA, from the coding sequence ATGAAATTTGCGGTGATTGTATTTCCGGGATCCAACTGTGATATTGATATGTACCATGCAATCAAGGATGAAATCGGGGAAGAAGTCGAGTGCGTATGGCATGATGACTTTTCTCTTGAAAACTATGATGCTATTCTTTTGCCGGGCGGATTCTCATACGGGGATTACCTGCGCTCAGGGGCGATCGCGCGCTTTTCGAATGTGATGAAGGAAGTCGTGAAGGCTGCTGAGCAGGGGAAGCCGGTACTGGGTGTGTGCAACGGATTCCAGATCCTCCTGGAAACGGGCCTTCTTCCGGGGGCGATGCGCCGGAATGACAGCCTGAAGTTCATCTGCAAGACGGTTCCGTTAACGGTTGAGAACAATGAAACGATGTTTACAAGCAGCTATGAAAAAGGAGCGCAAATTCAGATTCCGATCGCCCACGGGGAAGGGAACTACTTCTGTGATGAAGAGATGCTCGAGGAGCTTAAGGAGAACAATCAAATCGTGTTCACCTACAGCGGGGAAAATCCGAATGGGAGCGTTGCCGATATCGCGGGAATCACGAATGAGCGCGGGAATGTCCTGGGCATGATGCCTCACCCGGAAAGGGCGATGGACACTTTATTAGGTAGTGAAGACGGGAAGAAACTCTTTCAATCGATTGTCAAACACTGGAGGGAAAAACATGTCGTTAATGCTTGA
- a CDS encoding DHA2 family efflux MFS transporter permease subunit: protein MDSAIQNNKPPYLMLAILFIGAFVAFLNNSLLNVALPSIMVDLEIADYSTVQWLATGYMLVSGVLIPASAFLITRFSNRHLVITSLAIFTLGTALAAFAPNFGMLLTGRMVQAAGSSVMGPLLMNIMLVSFPREKRGAAMGVFGLVMITAPAIGPTLSGYIVEHHDWRLLFEMILPLAVMSLLLAVWKFSNVMEQNKEATLDMLSLVLSCIGFGGLLYGCSTASSDGWTDGIVLTTLIVGGIALAAFIIRQFKIDEPLLDLQVYKYPMFALASVIAIVNAVAMFSGMILTPAYVQSVRGISPLDSGLMMLPGAIIMGIMSPITGKLFDKFGPRALSLTGLSITAISTYMLANLQIDTSYSHIILIYTLRLFGMSMVMMPIMTNGLNQLPNRLNPHGTAVNNTAQQVSGSIGTAILITIMNTVAKTEAESLMSGVDPATVTETSTAALAQQSLLAGIQYSFYVALGINIAALILALFVKRVDTSEEAVNKIESQNKPAAKPATV from the coding sequence ATGGACTCGGCAATTCAAAACAATAAACCGCCATATTTAATGTTGGCGATACTCTTCATTGGAGCTTTCGTCGCATTTCTAAATAATTCGTTATTAAATGTAGCACTTCCATCGATTATGGTTGATTTGGAGATTGCAGATTATTCCACGGTACAATGGCTTGCTACAGGCTATATGCTTGTGAGCGGGGTGTTGATCCCGGCTTCTGCATTTCTGATTACACGTTTTTCTAATCGTCATTTAGTTATTACTTCGCTTGCCATTTTCACATTAGGTACAGCACTGGCCGCCTTTGCTCCGAACTTTGGTATGCTTCTTACCGGGCGGATGGTTCAGGCTGCAGGATCCTCTGTCATGGGTCCTCTTCTAATGAATATCATGCTAGTCAGCTTTCCGCGTGAAAAACGCGGTGCCGCCATGGGTGTCTTCGGATTGGTCATGATCACGGCTCCCGCTATAGGGCCTACGTTATCCGGTTATATTGTAGAACACCATGACTGGCGTTTGCTATTTGAAATGATATTACCTTTAGCGGTCATGAGTTTGTTATTGGCCGTTTGGAAATTCAGCAATGTAATGGAACAAAATAAAGAGGCAACTCTTGATATGCTTTCACTCGTCCTTTCCTGTATTGGTTTTGGAGGACTATTATATGGATGCTCTACCGCTAGTTCCGATGGCTGGACGGACGGCATTGTATTGACAACACTTATTGTCGGCGGCATTGCATTAGCTGCATTCATTATCCGCCAATTCAAGATTGATGAGCCATTATTGGACCTTCAAGTGTATAAGTATCCCATGTTTGCCCTTGCATCGGTGATTGCGATTGTCAATGCGGTTGCCATGTTTTCAGGGATGATTTTAACTCCTGCTTATGTTCAGAGTGTCCGCGGTATTTCTCCACTGGATTCCGGCTTGATGATGCTGCCGGGGGCGATCATTATGGGAATCATGTCGCCTATTACCGGGAAGTTGTTCGATAAATTCGGTCCCCGTGCGCTATCTCTGACCGGACTCAGTATTACAGCAATTTCAACCTATATGCTTGCAAACTTACAGATTGATACTAGTTATTCACATATCATCTTGATCTATACACTTCGTCTATTTGGAATGTCGATGGTGATGATGCCGATCATGACGAATGGATTGAATCAGCTGCCTAACCGCTTGAACCCGCATGGAACAGCGGTGAATAATACGGCACAGCAAGTGTCGGGCTCGATCGGTACGGCGATCCTGATCACCATTATGAACACTGTCGCGAAAACAGAAGCTGAAAGTCTGATGAGCGGGGTGGATCCGGCAACCGTCACGGAAACATCGACTGCTGCTTTAGCGCAGCAATCACTATTGGCAGGGATTCAATATTCGTTCTACGTAGCACTTGGAATCAATATTGCTGCATTGATATTGGCGCTCTTTGTTAAACGCGTAGACACAAGTGAAGAGGCAGTCAATAAAATCGAAAGCCAAAACAAGCCTGCAGCCAAACCTGCAACGGTTTAA
- the purL gene encoding phosphoribosylformylglycinamidine synthase subunit PurL produces MSLMLEPTPSKVKEEQLYREMGLTDEEFSMVENIMGRTPNYTETGLFSVMWSEHCSYKNSKPVLKKFPVTGERVLQGPGEGAGIVDIGDDQAVVFKIESHNHPSAIEPYQGAATGVGGIIRDVFSMGARPIALLNSLRFGELDSPRVQYLFKEVVAGIAGYGNCIGIPTVGGEVQFDASYEGNPLVNAMCVGLIDHKDIKKGQAHGVGNTVMYVGAKTGRDGIHGATFASEELNEGSEEKRPAVQVGDPFMEKLLLEACLELVQNDALVGIQDMGAAGLTSSSAEMASKAGSGIEMNLDLVPQRERGMTAYEMMLSESQERMLIVVEKGREQEIVDLFSKYDLEAVSIGKVTDDKRLRLLHKGEVVADVPVDALAEEAPVYHKPSKEAAYYKEFQAMETGVPQVEDYKETLLALLQQPTIASKEWVYDQYDHQVRTSTVVSPGSDAAVVRVRGTRKALAMTTDCNSRYLYLDPEVGGKIAVAEAARNIVCSGGIPLAITDCLNFGNPEKPEIFWQIEKSVDGMSEACRELSTPVIGGNVSLYNESMGTAVYPTPVVGMVGLVEDLDHITTQSFKEAGDLIYIIGETHAEFGGSELQKLTEGEIFGKAPAIDLKVELRRQMQLLEAIQKGLVASAHDIAEGGLAVALAESAFGTKGLGAEIFVNGDCHVSELFSETQSRFLVSVKPENREEFEKLVGEAKTVGAVKEDGEITVASRQGEILIQATAEELESAWRGAIPCLLKSKV; encoded by the coding sequence ATGTCGTTAATGCTTGAACCAACCCCATCTAAGGTGAAAGAAGAACAGCTTTATCGTGAAATGGGATTAACAGACGAAGAATTTTCAATGGTGGAAAACATCATGGGAAGAACACCTAACTACACGGAGACCGGACTTTTCTCGGTCATGTGGTCAGAACACTGCAGCTACAAAAATTCCAAGCCTGTCCTTAAGAAATTCCCGGTAACAGGCGAGCGTGTTCTGCAGGGACCAGGGGAAGGAGCTGGGATTGTTGATATTGGCGATGATCAGGCAGTGGTGTTCAAAATCGAAAGTCATAACCACCCTTCAGCGATTGAACCTTATCAAGGGGCGGCAACGGGTGTCGGAGGCATTATACGTGATGTATTCTCGATGGGAGCGAGACCCATTGCCCTCCTCAACTCTTTACGCTTTGGAGAGCTGGATTCTCCTCGTGTTCAGTATCTATTTAAAGAAGTAGTGGCAGGGATCGCAGGCTACGGTAACTGCATAGGCATTCCGACTGTGGGAGGGGAAGTACAATTCGATGCTTCATACGAAGGAAACCCTCTCGTCAATGCGATGTGTGTCGGGTTGATCGATCATAAGGATATTAAAAAAGGACAGGCGCACGGAGTCGGCAACACCGTCATGTATGTTGGTGCGAAAACCGGTCGTGACGGGATCCATGGCGCAACTTTTGCTTCAGAAGAATTGAACGAAGGGTCTGAAGAGAAACGGCCTGCCGTTCAGGTTGGTGACCCATTCATGGAGAAGCTGCTTTTGGAAGCATGTCTTGAGCTTGTCCAAAACGATGCGCTCGTCGGGATCCAGGATATGGGGGCGGCCGGTTTGACCAGTTCGTCTGCGGAGATGGCGTCTAAAGCCGGTTCGGGTATTGAAATGAATCTTGATCTTGTCCCTCAGCGTGAGAGAGGCATGACGGCATATGAAATGATGCTTTCGGAATCACAGGAGCGGATGCTGATCGTCGTTGAAAAAGGCCGGGAGCAGGAGATTGTCGATCTATTTTCAAAGTATGACTTAGAAGCGGTTTCGATCGGGAAGGTGACGGATGACAAGCGTCTTCGCCTTCTTCATAAAGGAGAAGTGGTGGCGGATGTTCCGGTCGATGCCCTTGCCGAGGAAGCGCCTGTTTACCATAAACCATCTAAAGAAGCGGCTTACTATAAGGAATTTCAAGCAATGGAAACCGGGGTCCCGCAAGTAGAAGATTATAAAGAAACGCTGCTTGCTTTATTGCAGCAGCCGACGATCGCCAGTAAAGAATGGGTGTATGACCAATACGATCACCAAGTCAGAACAAGTACGGTTGTCAGCCCCGGATCGGATGCAGCGGTCGTGCGTGTGCGCGGGACGAGAAAGGCGCTGGCGATGACGACGGACTGTAATTCGCGCTATCTGTACTTGGATCCTGAAGTCGGCGGGAAGATCGCAGTGGCGGAAGCGGCCCGGAATATCGTTTGTTCTGGCGGTATCCCGCTCGCGATCACGGACTGCCTGAACTTCGGCAACCCGGAGAAGCCTGAAATCTTCTGGCAGATCGAGAAGTCCGTGGACGGAATGAGTGAAGCATGCCGCGAGCTCTCCACACCGGTCATCGGCGGTAACGTATCACTTTACAACGAATCGATGGGTACAGCTGTTTATCCGACGCCTGTTGTCGGGATGGTAGGATTGGTGGAAGACCTTGATCATATTACGACCCAAAGCTTCAAGGAAGCGGGAGATTTAATTTATATCATCGGGGAAACACATGCGGAATTCGGCGGCAGCGAGCTGCAGAAGCTGACGGAAGGAGAAATCTTCGGAAAGGCGCCTGCCATTGATTTGAAAGTCGAGCTTCGCCGTCAAATGCAGTTGTTGGAAGCCATCCAAAAAGGATTGGTTGCCTCGGCTCATGATATTGCTGAAGGCGGCCTTGCCGTGGCCCTTGCGGAATCTGCGTTCGGCACAAAAGGATTGGGAGCTGAAATCTTTGTTAACGGAGATTGTCATGTATCGGAGCTATTCAGTGAAACACAATCACGTTTCCTGGTTTCTGTAAAACCTGAGAACCGTGAAGAGTTTGAAAAGCTGGTAGGGGAAGCAAAGACAGTAGGAGCGGTAAAGGAAGATGGTGAGATCACCGTTGCATCCCGACAAGGGGAGATTCTTATACAAGCGACTGCAGAGGAGCTTGAATCAGCCTGGAGAGGAGCGATTCCATGCTTGCTGAAATCAAAGGTTTAA
- the purK gene encoding 5-(carboxyamino)imidazole ribonucleotide synthase, with translation MTLFKKTILPGQTIGIIGGGQLGRMMALAAKHNGFRVAVLDPSPSSPCAQVADLVITAPFDQYEALDRLAEASDVITYEFENIDYDALKWLSGRAYVPQGAELIRITQDRIQEKAALTISGVEVAPYAVIQQEEDIYDNIEKLGYPAVLKTSRGGYDGKGQFVIRRVEEVSEAAVLLENGLCVLEKWIPFEKELSVIVTRNPEGQQTHFPVVENIHVDNILHETIAPARIAEDISRKAVDMAEKISETLDLVGTLAIEMFLTENGSIYINELAPRPHNSGHYSIEACDSSQFAQHIKAICNWPLVQPALLKNAVMVNLLGEHIDPIMKAIPNQPGWFVHLYGKDVPKPKRKMGHVTLLTDDVEGTLAAVNDAGIWKVQEKIGGRMK, from the coding sequence ATGACCTTGTTTAAGAAAACGATTTTACCTGGACAGACAATCGGGATCATCGGCGGAGGCCAGCTTGGAAGGATGATGGCTCTCGCAGCAAAGCATAACGGCTTCAGGGTGGCAGTATTGGATCCATCTCCTTCGTCGCCTTGTGCACAGGTTGCAGACTTGGTGATCACCGCTCCGTTCGATCAATATGAAGCATTGGACCGGCTTGCCGAAGCCTCAGATGTCATCACATACGAATTCGAGAATATCGATTACGACGCACTGAAGTGGCTGTCGGGCAGGGCATATGTGCCTCAGGGCGCTGAACTGATCCGCATTACACAGGACCGCATCCAAGAGAAGGCAGCACTGACTATATCGGGTGTTGAAGTGGCTCCTTATGCTGTGATTCAACAGGAAGAAGACATCTATGATAATATAGAAAAGCTTGGCTATCCAGCTGTTTTAAAGACATCGAGGGGTGGATATGACGGCAAGGGGCAATTCGTGATCCGGAGAGTGGAAGAAGTAAGCGAAGCGGCCGTTCTTTTAGAAAATGGACTTTGTGTGCTTGAGAAATGGATTCCTTTTGAAAAAGAATTATCGGTGATTGTGACCAGGAATCCTGAAGGTCAACAAACTCATTTTCCGGTGGTGGAAAATATCCATGTGGATAATATCCTGCATGAAACGATCGCTCCGGCGCGCATCGCTGAAGACATTTCACGTAAAGCGGTTGATATGGCTGAAAAAATAAGCGAGACACTGGATTTGGTCGGAACGCTTGCCATTGAAATGTTCCTGACGGAAAACGGATCCATATACATCAATGAATTGGCTCCGAGACCGCATAATTCAGGCCATTATTCAATCGAAGCGTGCGACTCCTCTCAGTTCGCCCAGCATATCAAAGCGATTTGCAACTGGCCGCTTGTTCAGCCGGCATTATTAAAGAACGCTGTGATGGTTAATCTATTAGGAGAGCATATAGACCCTATAATGAAAGCTATTCCAAATCAACCTGGCTGGTTTGTTCATCTCTATGGAAAAGATGTGCCAAAGCCGAAAAGGAAAATGGGGCATGTCACCCTTTTAACGGATGACGTCGAGGGCACATTGGCGGCTGTGAATGATGCCGGGATTTGGAAGGTGCAGGAAAAGATCGGAGGACGAATGAAATGA
- the purC gene encoding phosphoribosylaminoimidazolesuccinocarboxamide synthase, which yields MEKGTLLYEGKAKQIFSTNDEEVVWIQYKDSATAFNGEKKADIDGKGVLNNKISSVLFSKLAEQGIESHFIKQLSDHEQLVKRVDIIPLEVVVRNVIAGSLSKRLGVEEGTEMPKPIIEFYYKNDDLGDPLITDDHIDYLEIATKEERLQLREMALNVNEVLQGVFKEAGVLLVDFKLEFGKDRSGKILLGDEISPDTCRLWDRETKQKLDKDVFRRELGSLTEVYSIILERLGGKGLCTK from the coding sequence ATGGAAAAAGGGACGCTTTTATATGAAGGAAAAGCAAAACAGATTTTTTCCACGAACGATGAAGAGGTCGTCTGGATTCAATACAAGGATTCAGCCACTGCTTTTAACGGGGAGAAGAAAGCGGACATCGACGGCAAAGGGGTTTTAAATAATAAGATTTCGAGTGTGCTATTTTCAAAGCTTGCCGAACAAGGGATCGAGAGTCATTTCATCAAGCAGCTGTCAGATCATGAACAACTCGTGAAACGGGTGGACATCATTCCGCTTGAAGTAGTCGTACGGAATGTGATTGCCGGGAGTCTGTCCAAGCGCCTTGGCGTTGAAGAAGGGACTGAAATGCCGAAGCCGATCATCGAGTTTTATTATAAAAATGATGACCTCGGCGACCCGCTGATCACGGATGATCACATTGACTATCTCGAAATCGCCACAAAAGAAGAACGGCTGCAGTTAAGGGAAATGGCCCTCAATGTCAATGAAGTCCTTCAAGGGGTGTTTAAAGAAGCGGGTGTGCTGCTGGTGGATTTCAAGCTTGAGTTTGGGAAAGACCGCAGCGGGAAGATTCTGCTCGGGGATGAAATTTCACCGGATACATGCCGCCTGTGGGATCGGGAGACGAAGCAAAAGCTCGATAAAGACGTGTTCAGAAGAGAGTTAGGCAGTTTAACAGAAGTCTATTCAATCATATTAGAACGTTTAGGGGGAAAAGGTCTATGTACAAAGTAA
- a CDS encoding TetR/AcrR family transcriptional regulator: protein MNNRKRKVADIALSLFIEKGFQQTSIQEIIEKANISKGTFYNYFSSKNDCIADILEYLRYDASQQRVAMQIGKDAKDRNVLVEQITILIKLNKERNLNVLFEAILSSNEAELKKLVMQHRMIEMEWLSNRFIEVMGDEIREVSFEGTVLFYGMLQYLLFTMKVTNSSSPLERLVEVVMSYIELIIPYMLKHDTSMLSHSAIDLLQSNIDKHTVTKTEVLELAERFQKHSAFNEEQQDLFDAIMNELQRDRIRKIVLKPLLKPFQQLFNETDNESHAHKFTNMLWYYLKSV, encoded by the coding sequence ATGAATAATCGAAAAAGGAAAGTAGCAGATATCGCATTATCATTATTTATCGAGAAAGGTTTCCAACAGACTTCGATCCAGGAAATCATTGAAAAAGCAAACATATCAAAAGGGACGTTCTATAATTATTTCTCTTCTAAAAACGATTGTATCGCCGATATATTAGAGTATCTGCGTTATGACGCAAGCCAGCAGAGGGTGGCGATGCAGATCGGCAAAGATGCCAAGGACCGGAATGTCCTTGTAGAACAAATCACCATTCTTATAAAATTGAACAAAGAACGGAATCTAAATGTCCTATTCGAGGCCATTTTATCTTCAAATGAAGCTGAACTGAAGAAACTGGTGATGCAGCACCGGATGATTGAAATGGAATGGCTGTCCAACCGGTTCATCGAAGTCATGGGCGATGAAATCAGGGAGGTGTCATTTGAGGGCACTGTATTATTTTACGGGATGCTTCAATATTTATTGTTTACCATGAAGGTGACGAACAGCTCCTCCCCATTAGAAAGGCTGGTCGAGGTTGTCATGTCTTATATCGAACTTATCATCCCGTATATGTTAAAGCATGACACGTCGATGCTGAGTCATTCTGCAATCGACCTGCTACAATCCAATATCGATAAACACACAGTAACAAAAACAGAAGTATTGGAGCTTGCAGAACGGTTTCAAAAGCACAGTGCATTTAATGAAGAGCAGCAGGACTTGTTCGATGCCATCATGAATGAACTGCAGCGTGACCGCATCCGTAAAATTGTCCTAAAGCCGCTCTTAAAACCTTTCCAGCAATTATTCAATGAGACAGACAATGAATCACATGCACACAAATTCACGAATATGCTGTGGTATTATTTGAAGTCGGTTTAG
- the purS gene encoding phosphoribosylformylglycinamidine synthase subunit PurS yields the protein MYKVKVYITLRESVLDPQGSAVKQALHSMEFKAVEDVRVGKYMELTLPSTVENVEAVVEEMCHRLLANPVIEDYRYEIEESVAQ from the coding sequence ATGTACAAAGTAAAAGTTTACATCACGTTAAGAGAAAGTGTATTGGATCCGCAGGGGAGCGCGGTTAAACAGGCGCTTCATTCAATGGAGTTCAAGGCTGTGGAAGATGTGCGCGTCGGAAAGTATATGGAGCTTACCCTTCCATCGACGGTGGAGAATGTCGAAGCGGTTGTTGAAGAGATGTGCCACCGTCTGCTGGCAAACCCTGTCATCGAGGATTATCGATACGAAATCGAGGAGAGTGTGGCTCAATGA
- the purB gene encoding adenylosuccinate lyase encodes MIERYTRPEMGAIWTEENRFQAWLEVEVLACEAWSELGDIPKEDVAKIRENAGFNVERIKEIEAETRHDVVAFTRAVSETLGEERKWVHYGLTSTDVVDTALSYQLKQANEIILKDLERFVEILKNKAIEHKHTVMMGRTHGVHAEPTTFGLKLALWYEEMKRNVERFKAAADGVEFGKISGAVGTYANIDPFVESYVCEKLGIKPAPVSTQTLQRDRHAHYMGTLALIATSIEKFAVEVRGLQKSETREVEEFFAKGQKGSSAMPHKRNPIGSENMTGMARVIRGYMMTAYENVPLWHERDISHSSAERVILPDATIALNYMLNRFGNIVKNLTVFPENMKRNMDRTLGLIYSQRVLLALIDKGMAREEAYDTVQPKAMEAWEKQVPFRSLIEEDSTITSRLSPAEIDDCFDYNYHLKHVDTIFERCGLVE; translated from the coding sequence ATGATTGAACGTTATACACGCCCTGAAATGGGAGCGATTTGGACAGAGGAAAACAGATTCCAGGCATGGCTTGAAGTGGAGGTCCTTGCTTGTGAAGCCTGGTCTGAACTTGGCGATATCCCGAAAGAAGATGTGGCGAAAATCCGCGAAAACGCAGGCTTCAATGTGGAACGCATCAAAGAAATCGAAGCAGAAACACGCCATGATGTCGTGGCTTTCACGCGTGCCGTTTCTGAAACACTTGGGGAAGAAAGAAAATGGGTTCATTATGGATTAACTTCGACGGACGTAGTCGATACAGCTCTTTCTTATCAACTGAAGCAGGCGAATGAAATCATCCTGAAGGATCTTGAGCGATTCGTCGAGATTTTGAAAAATAAAGCGATCGAGCATAAACATACGGTGATGATGGGCCGGACACATGGTGTTCACGCCGAACCGACGACTTTCGGACTGAAGCTTGCCCTTTGGTACGAAGAGATGAAACGAAACGTCGAGCGCTTTAAAGCGGCTGCTGACGGTGTGGAATTCGGTAAGATTTCCGGGGCCGTCGGGACGTATGCAAATATCGATCCATTCGTTGAATCATATGTATGTGAAAAGTTAGGCATTAAGCCTGCACCGGTTTCCACTCAAACACTGCAGCGTGACCGCCATGCTCACTACATGGGTACACTTGCTTTGATTGCGACATCGATTGAGAAATTTGCTGTTGAAGTGCGCGGGCTTCAGAAGAGCGAAACCCGTGAAGTGGAAGAGTTTTTCGCAAAAGGTCAAAAGGGTTCATCAGCCATGCCTCATAAGCGCAATCCAATCGGTTCAGAGAATATGACGGGGATGGCGCGTGTGATCAGAGGTTATATGATGACTGCCTATGAGAATGTGCCGTTATGGCATGAGCGTGATATCTCTCATTCATCTGCTGAACGGGTGATTTTACCCGATGCGACGATCGCTCTCAATTACATGTTGAACCGCTTCGGCAATATCGTGAAGAACTTGACGGTATTCCCTGAAAATATGAAGCGCAACATGGATCGTACACTCGGGCTGATCTACTCACAGCGTGTCCTGCTTGCCCTGATTGATAAAGGGATGGCGCGCGAGGAAGCATATGATACGGTGCAGCCGAAGGCGATGGAAGCATGGGAGAAACAGGTTCCATTCCGTTCGCTGATCGAGGAAGACAGCACGATTACATCCAGGCTTTCTCCGGCGGAAATCGATGACTGCTTCGATTATAACTACCATCTGAAGCATGTCGATACGATTTTTGAACGCTGCGGACTGGTTGAGTAA
- the purE gene encoding 5-(carboxyamino)imidazole ribonucleotide mutase: protein MISVIMGSTSDWETMKHACDILEELQVPYEKRVVSAHRTPDYMFEYAESARERGIKVIIAGAGGAAHLPGMVAAKTTLPVIGVPVQSKALNGMDSLLSIVQMPGGVPVATVAIGKAGAMNAGLLAAQILSIDDKQLAGTLENRREALREKVLESSDDLV from the coding sequence ATGATATCGGTCATTATGGGAAGTACATCAGATTGGGAAACGATGAAGCATGCATGTGACATTCTGGAGGAGCTTCAGGTTCCGTATGAAAAGCGGGTCGTGTCGGCTCACAGAACGCCTGATTATATGTTCGAATATGCAGAATCTGCGAGAGAAAGAGGCATTAAGGTGATCATTGCAGGAGCAGGCGGCGCGGCCCATCTCCCTGGAATGGTGGCAGCGAAAACGACGCTTCCTGTCATCGGAGTGCCGGTGCAATCGAAAGCGCTGAACGGGATGGATTCACTTCTTTCCATCGTGCAGATGCCCGGCGGAGTGCCGGTAGCAACGGTCGCCATCGGAAAGGCGGGGGCCATGAATGCAGGTCTGCTTGCAGCACAGATTCTCTCAATCGATGATAAGCAATTGGCAGGCACATTGGAAAATAGGCGGGAAGCATTAAGGGAAAAAGTATTGGAAAGCAGTGATGACCTTGTTTAA
- a CDS encoding NETI motif-containing protein has product MSKKKLLFEVQENETISDCLDRMKEAGYMPVRRMEKPVFEERKYGGKTDVVPVRQTIVFEGKKIEE; this is encoded by the coding sequence ATGAGTAAAAAGAAGCTGTTATTTGAAGTGCAGGAGAATGAAACGATCAGTGATTGTCTGGACCGCATGAAAGAGGCGGGTTATATGCCGGTCAGAAGGATGGAGAAGCCTGTTTTTGAAGAACGGAAGTACGGCGGTAAAACAGATGTTGTCCCTGTAAGACAGACAATTGTGTTTGAAGGGAAGAAAATAGAAGAATGA